One segment of Acidobacteriota bacterium DNA contains the following:
- the bamD gene encoding outer membrane protein assembly factor BamD, whose product MKSNRIFPVLVLILTLAYTPAYGASKEIIQLQTQVDQLQQQMTQMTQSFNERMGVMKNLVEQNTDVANKVNVSLKDLQALITKQQQDRGAQVDQISGQVQALNDTMDEIKVRLAKVSKQLEDMQSAQQSLAANQAQQQQQAQAMAAAPPPDVLYNNALRDYNGGKADLASQELNDYIKFYPNTDLAGNAYFYLAEMQYRAGNFPKAIEQYDLVLQNFPSGNKAAAAQLKKGFALLESGKEDEGTQELRHVIQRYPKTNEATQARERLRKAGGTPKSR is encoded by the coding sequence GCCGGCGTATGGCGCCAGCAAAGAAATCATCCAACTGCAGACGCAAGTCGATCAACTGCAGCAGCAGATGACGCAGATGACGCAGTCCTTCAATGAGCGCATGGGCGTGATGAAGAACCTGGTCGAGCAGAATACTGACGTCGCTAACAAGGTGAATGTCAGCTTGAAGGATCTGCAGGCGCTGATCACCAAGCAGCAGCAGGATCGCGGCGCGCAAGTGGACCAGATCTCAGGCCAGGTACAGGCACTGAACGACACCATGGACGAAATCAAAGTCCGGCTGGCGAAGGTGAGCAAGCAACTGGAAGATATGCAGTCGGCACAGCAGTCGCTCGCGGCCAACCAGGCGCAGCAGCAACAACAGGCGCAAGCGATGGCAGCGGCCCCGCCGCCGGACGTCCTCTACAACAATGCCTTGCGCGACTACAACGGTGGCAAGGCGGATCTGGCTTCGCAGGAATTGAACGACTACATCAAGTTCTATCCCAATACCGATCTGGCGGGGAATGCTTACTTTTACCTGGCGGAAATGCAGTACCGCGCGGGGAATTTTCCGAAAGCGATTGAACAATACGATCTGGTCCTGCAGAACTTTCCCAGTGGAAACAAGGCGGCCGCCGCGCAACTGAAGAAGGGCTTTGCCCTGCTGGAATCGGGCAAAGAGGACGAAGGGACGCAGGAACTGCGTCATGTGATCCAGCGTTATCCGAAGACGAACGAAGCGACGCAGGCACGGGAACGGCTGCGCAAAGCGGGCGGGACGCCAAAGTCCCGCTGA